TTTATACGAAACGGTTTGGTATTACCAAAGGTGCAAAAGTCTATACTATCAATATTGAGGTAAGGAATTAGGCTATCGCTTCCATCGGAATGCAGAATGGAATACATTTGTTTTAGGCTGTATTCTATTTCGTCACGTTCATGTTCGGCAAAATAGGTCCGAATCCATAAGGTATCATTATCATTTTCATCTAGAATTTCTACAGCACCTTGGAAGCGCAGTAAATCGTCATAAAAAATAGGGATTTTAATATTTCGTCCTTGCGCAGTCAGGTAATCCGACAATAATGGCGTGATAGGAAAGGCGGGTTTTTTTTTGGAAATGAGTTTTTTATCCACGATATATGAGCTATGCGTCCGAAGATAAATTTAATATTATTTAAAACCAATAATCTAACCTCAAAAAATAAGAGCCTGTTTATTTAATTTAAACACCTTCAGATTGAAACAATTAATCTCATGTTTTTGGATCTTTACCAAACACTGTAATTATGCTAAATACAAAAGCACAAAAAATAACCCAAATGAAACCTGCTACAAAGCCACCAAGAATATCAGACGGAAAATGCACGCCAAGGTAAATGCGACTAATACCAATACTAAATATAAGAAATATTAAAAGTGTAATTATGGTAAATTTTAAAAATCTATGAATTTTAAAACCATAAAACAGAAAAATTAGAAATCCGTAAAATGCCATAGCTGTCATGGCATGACCGCTTGGATAACTCAATGTTTTAACAGTTACTAAATGTTCTAATTCGGGTCTAGATCTATTTATAATTTGTTTTAAAATTAAATTAGAACTCAAGGCTAATAGCATCACCAAGCTTAACTGAATGACGTAGTTCCAACTTTTTAAAATTAGGTAGAATAATATAGTGCATAAAGTAAAAACTATTAAATAGCCATAGATATCGCCTACTTCAGTTATAAAGGTGAAATATTGTGTCAAGGATTCGGACCTGTACGATAAAATGAATCTAGTAACAGCAGTATCAAACTGCGCTATAGAATCCGTTTTTAGATTTTCAGTTAATTCAATAAATAGATTTATACCACCAATAATAAGAAATAACGCTAATCCTAAAATTAAGAAATAGGGTATTTGGTTCTGATATTTACTATGCCAATGTTTAAGAAGTTGCTTAAGTTGTTTAAGAGCAAATTTAATTAGTTTTAGCATAATGGCATGGCGAAATCTATAAGATATTAATCATTTTCTTTTGAAGCCCGTTTTTTTCTATCCTCGTCTGATTTCCCATATTGATTATAGTGATCTTTTTTTTGGGCACCTTTTTCGTTAGTTGCGTTTTGATGCAAGGTCTTTTCGTGCTCTGTTTTTGGATTTTCTTTGTTGTTTGTCATAATATATGAAATTAAATGATTGTGAAATTATTAAATAATCTATTCCTTTTAATTTTATAAAGTGGGGTTTTGAAAATTAATCAGTTACTATAAAAGCATGAATAACTCCAGGAATCCACCCAATTATTGTTAAAAGAATGCTAATTAAAAAAGCACTTCCTAAACCTTTTTGCATAAAAACAGATAAAGGCGGAAGTAAAATATTTAAAATGATAGTTAGTAATGACATAATAATTTAGTGTTTAAAGTTTAAATTAGCATAAAGATATTAGAATACTTGATGTTTTATTAACTGCATTCAATTCAACTTTAACTGTTTAAATTATTTTAAAACGAATTAAACCTACTTACTGAAATTTAAGAGCAACTGGTCAAGCACATTTTATTTTAGTCTAAAACACATTTGAATATCATGAAAATTTCTAACATTGTTATAGTATATAAAGGAAGCCTAACGGAA
Above is a window of Bizionia sp. M204 DNA encoding:
- a CDS encoding YqaE/Pmp3 family membrane protein, with translation MSLLTIILNILLPPLSVFMQKGLGSAFLISILLTIIGWIPGVIHAFIVTD
- a CDS encoding phosphatase PAP2 family protein; this encodes MLKLIKFALKQLKQLLKHWHSKYQNQIPYFLILGLALFLIIGGINLFIELTENLKTDSIAQFDTAVTRFILSYRSESLTQYFTFITEVGDIYGYLIVFTLCTILFYLILKSWNYVIQLSLVMLLALSSNLILKQIINRSRPELEHLVTVKTLSYPSGHAMTAMAFYGFLIFLFYGFKIHRFLKFTIITLLIFLIFSIGISRIYLGVHFPSDILGGFVAGFIWVIFCAFVFSIITVFGKDPKT